A part of Solenopsis invicta isolate M01_SB chromosome 2, UNIL_Sinv_3.0, whole genome shotgun sequence genomic DNA contains:
- the LOC105207562 gene encoding agrin isoform X7, protein MERDVSRISARRQLDMSYKPRHPIIEGKDLNFASNNAEPCEKTYCAWGATCIVENGKGLCQCPTNCPVTSNPVCGSDDVTYTTHCHLQQTSCQTRRTIRVKHQGACEIKDPCDKLNCSQGSQCVRSRDGKEASCKCLQFCPNLGDHEGSGPVCGSDGIDYPTLCDLNRAACENRTNITVAFRGKCDPCGTVECLEPEICQLDGSRQPACRCGEQCGVELSPVCGSDGKTYSNECNLRQEACRSRLPLKKMYNGACSSVVRPFNFVEQNPCEAAKCSFYEQCAINRQGIATCECRPECEPVMRPVCARGGTTYTSMCELKRQACLTKTNIEVAYVGICGSRGPCSEKVCQWGAICAEISGSAVCECPTCPAEFQPVCGDDGISYSNECKLRLEACQHRREIRVLYQGLCNGCENKLCEFYSECESDNGEAKCVCPSKCETLVKEPPGAEKVCGSDGVTYDNECVLKMASCTSQTLINVSYTGACEMCARVKCDHGAHCVAGVCVCPKVCPESSGELVCGSDAKTYQSECELQRAACGRDPKLPALHVIFYGDCTERLAAAALTTKSTPAVTRVVTTIADVTSTQEREACKDIHCDFEATCELGPDKFPRCSCRFDCASISQENMRPVCGSDLRIYSSLCAMKMEACQRQQELRLRPLDLCQGMEVKPCNGDPPLVDSEGKEYDCGSGPERKDCPSNSYCHQTTRFARCCKKVHGIQVVKCADSWHGCCPDGKTAALGPDGAGCPSLCGCNRLGSVSDTCNPETGQCECKPGVGGLKCDRCMPGYWGLPKISEGHQGCIPCGCSLFGSVREDCEQMTGRCVCKPDIQGQKCTICNDHNKILTTTGCYSADMIPPIPTSCNELECYSGGHCTEIGGVHCVCPSACPEDVPSVPVCGSDGQTYDNECELRLYACGHQADVVTQAFGHCRDDPMVNTDFPVKRYTAVQYTQPAAAISPLSKSTRHLLVPEPDPRYYYTHRAHQETITIDRDNLKHGVAAVYRPTPATIRVVTALLGDLCTDDKDCTIPNSECSKGGCICSEGYAETSDRQECFANYVPVTPTQEFRACLSYPCHMTSTCIDLPSATFVCICRPNYTGLLCDVEIKKRDYEIPSFDGKSYVRMKRLKAYHKFSIEVEFKTYADNGIILYNQQKNDGTGDFVSLAIVDGYVQFRYNLGNGPVVLTSSERVTMKTFHRVAAKRYHKDGVLIFNDGEDVAGQSQGMLKSLDLNQDTFIGNMPTNYSKVYDNIGTNHGLLGCIRKLKINRNNIDLHVGRDNSDVLESYRVKECGDNACANLPCQNGATCQPIFEEDLCNSRDCRRLQKRGKSRNNRGGNGKSVGVNIVRCRGSHCTSIDQRRTKKNARKSDYDSELQYEKNYDHGNYAVEKYEQSDYKCICPPQFTGRNCEESLDPCIGEPCQNGATCDILPQGGYVCKCPPGRAGEHCEILDADLTELLIPEMNGNGYLELPCLEGVAKAFSIELWFLTHANDGLLLYNGQLNNGRGDFISLNLVHGRLEFRFNLGSGIANITSPDPVSRDMWHCVRINRLGREGALQLDDGTVARGLSGSPLTELNLEMPLYVGGVKHWREVHRLSGAWTGLVGAVQRLMVNGKTYQNLAVNVTQHNTEIYDGLPCPSNENPCHNGGVCLPLLNSYLCKCASGYNGLHCEFFTGYDVSGTEISERPVRFEGDNFLQFKHRFGRSTNSTNTTLGEYFEESYSDYDLEEDVDYEYDSYDYTERRGQQSNKFELRLRTVHPEGLIAWVGRGKMEHLFLSLHDGHVVLTYKSKIDEEISVKSKERVDDGVFHHIRASRRRKACTIQIDENAPVKVSMETTLLTTNGKIFVGGKPSHRGIKGCVTDFIVDKRRLQLARRKIDFCHDNDV, encoded by the exons AAATCAAGGATCCCTGCGACAAGCTCAACTGCTCGCAAGGTTCGCAATGTGTGCGAAGCAGGGACGGCAAGGAGGCGAGCTGCAAATGCTTGCAATTCTGCCCAAATTTAGGGGATCACGAGGGATCGGGACCTGTCTGTGGTTCGGACGGGATCGACTATCCGACGCTGTGCGACCTAAATCGAGCCGCATGCGAGAATCGTACTAACATCACCGTGGCATTTCGTGGCAAGTGCG ACCCATGCGGAACCGTCGAGTGCTTGGAACCGGAAATCTGTCAGCTGGACGGTTCGAGGCAACCGGCCTGTCGCTGCGGGGAACAATGTGGCGTCGAACTCTCACCGGTTTGCGGAAGCGACGGCAAGACGTATTCGAACGAGTGCAACCTCCGGCAGGAAGCCTGCCGCTCAAGATTACCGCTCAAGAAAATGTACAACGGCGCCTGCAGCTCCG TCGTACGACCGTTCAATTTTGTAGAACAAAATCCCTGCGAAGCGGCGAAGTGCAGTTTCTACGAGCAGTGTGCAATCAATCGGCAAGGGATCGCTACATGCGAGTGTCGTCCCGAGTGCGAGCCAGTAATGAGACCCGTGTGCGCCCGCGGCGGAACAACCTACACGTCCATGTGCGAGCTGAAGAGGCAGGCGTGTCTGACGAAGACCAACATCGAGGTCGCCTACGTCGGCATATGCGGCTCCAGAGGACCCTGCTCTGAGAAG GTGTGTCAATGGGGAGCAATTTGCGCGGAGATCAGCGGCAGTGCTGTGTGCGAATGTCCGACTTGTCCAGCGGAATTTCAACCCGTATGCGGCGATGATGGCATCAGCTACAGCAACGAGTGCAAGCTTCGCTTGGAGGCATGTCAGCATCGACGGGAGATACGCGTTCTGTATCAAGGATTGTGCA ATGGCTGCGAGAACAAGTTGTGCGAATTCTACAGCGAATGCGAAAGCGATAACGGAGAAGCCAAGTGCGTCTGTCCTTCAAAGTGCGAGACTTTG GTGAAGGAACCTCCGGGGGCGGAAAAAGTTTGTGGATCTGACGGAGTGACGTACGATAACGAATGTGTTTTGAAAATGGCGTCGTGCACGAGCCAGACCCTCATCAACGTTTCCTACACGGGTGCCTGTG AAATGTGCGCGAGGGTGAAATGCGATCACGGGGCGCATTGCGTGGCgggtgtgtgcgtgtgtccgaAGGTCTGtccggagagcagcggcgagCTTGTTTGCGGTAGCGACGCGAAAACTTACCAGTCCGAGTGCGAGCTGCAGCGGGCGGCCTGCGGCAGGGACCCCAAGTTGCCGGCGTTGCACGTCATATTTTATGGAGACTGCACCGAGAGATTGGCCGCGGCGGCGTTAA CGACCAAGTCGACACCCGCGGTGACTCGTGTGGTCACCACCATCGCAGACGTGACTAGCACGCAGGAGCGCGAGGCGTGCAAGGATATTCACTGCGACTTCGAGGCGACCTGCGAGCTCGGCCCGGACAAATTTCCCAGGTGCAGCTGCAGGTTCGATTGCGCCTCCATCTCGCAGGAGAACATGCGGCCCGTCTGCGGTAGCGACCTCAGAATCTACTCCTCCCTCTGCGCCATGAAAATGGAGGCTTGCCAGAGGCAGCAAGAGCTCAGGCTGCGACCCCTCGATCTTTGCCAAG GCATGGAAGTTAAGCCTTGCAACGGCGATCCTCCACTGGTGGACTCCGAGGGCAAAGAGTACGACTGCGGTAGTGGACCAGAACGCAAAGACTGTCCTAGTAATAGTTATTGCCATCAGACAACGCGATTTGCTCGTTGTTGCAAGAAAG TTCACGGTATTCAGGTGGTAAAGTGCGCGGATTCGTGGCACGGCTGTTGTCCGGATGGGAAAACCGCCGCGCTCGGCCCAGACGGCGCGGGCTGTCCGAGTTTATGCGGCTGCAATCGGCTTGGCAGCGTGTCCGACACCTGCAATCCGGAAACCGGTCAATGCGAGTGTAAGCCGGGTGTGGGCGGTCTCAAATGCGATAGGTGTATGCCGGGTTACTGGGGGCTGCCGAAGATAAGCGAGGGTCATCAGGGATGCATAC CATGCGGCTGTTCGCTGTTTGGTTCCGTCAGAGAGGACTGCGAGCAGATGACAGGACGTTGCGTCTGCAAGCCTGACATTCAGGGCCAGAAGTGCACAATCTGCAACGACCACAACAAGATACTCACAACCACTGGCTGTTACTCAG CGGACATGATACCGCCCATACCGACAAGCTGCAACGAGCTGGAGTGCTACTCGGGCGGCCACTGCACCGAAATCGGCGGCGTGCATtgcgtctgtccgtccgcgtgCCCGGAGGACGTGCCGTCCGTACCGGTGTGCGGCAGTGACGGGCAGACCTACGACAACGAGTGCGAGCTGCGGCTCTACGCGTGCGGCCACCAGGCCGACGTGGTCACGCAGGCCTTCGGCCACTGCAGAG ACGATCCCATGGTTAATACGGACTTCCCCGTTAAGAGATATACAGCTGTACAGTACACTCAACCAGCGGCCGCCATTTCTCCATTGTCCAAATCCACGCGGCATCTCTTGGTACCGGAGCCGGACCCAAGATATTATTACACCCACCGAGCTCATCAAGAAACCATCACCATCGACAGAGATAACTTGAAACACG GAGTGGCTGCAGTGTATCGACCGACACCGGCGACAATTCGAGTGGTCACCGCTCTACTAGGTGATCTCTGCACCGATGATAAGGATTGCACCATACCGAACAGCGAATGCTCCAAGGGCGGCTGCATCTGTTCCGAGGGCTACGCGGAAACCAGCGATCGGCAGGAATGCTTCG CTAATTACGTTCCGGTGACGCCGACTCAGGAAtttcgcgcgtgtctctcttATCCCTGCCACATGACCTCGACCTGCATCGACTTACCCAGCGCAACTTTCGTCTGTATCTGCCGACCAAATTACACCGGGCTGCTATGCGACGTAGAGATCAAGAAGCGAGATTACGAGATACCTTCCTTTGACGGCAAAAGCTACGTCAGGATGAAGCGACTGAAAGCGTATCACAAATTCAGCATCGAGGTTGAGTTCAAAACATATGCGGACAATGGAATCATACTGTACAATCAGCAGAAAAACGATGGCACCGGCGACTTTGTCTCGCTGGCCATTGTCGACGG GTATGTGCAATTCAGATATAACTTGGGAAACGGACCTGTAGTGCTCACGTCATCGGAAAGGGTGACCATGAAGACCTTCCATAGAGTAGCGGCTAAAAGATATCACAAGGACGGAGTGTTGATTTTTAACGACGGCGAAGACGTAGCCGGACAAAGTCAGGGAATGCTGAAGTCTTTGGACCTGAATCAAGACACCTTCATCGGAAACATGCCGACTAATTACTCTAA GGTCTATGACAACATCGGCACCAACCATGGCCTTCTCGGTTGCATTCGCAAACTGAAAATTAATCGAAACAACATAGATCTCCATGTGGGTCGTGACAATAGCGACGTACTCGAGAGTTATCGGGTGAAGGAATGCGGCGACAATGCGTGCGCCAATCTGCCCTGTCAGAACGGCGCGACGTGTCAACCGATCTTCGAGGAGGATCTATGCAACAGCCGGGATTGCAGGAGATTACAGAAGAGGGGTAAGAGCAGAAACAACAGAGGTGGTAATGGCAAAAGTGTTGGGGTGAATATAGTCAGGTGCAGAGGTTCCCACTGCACGTCCATCGACCAGAGAAGAACCAAGAAGAATGCGAGGAAAAGTGATTACGATTCCGAGCTgcaatatgagaaaaattacgATCACGGAAATTACGCGGTAGAGAAGTACGAACAGTCAGATTACAAGTGCATATGCCCGCCGCAGTTCACCGGCAGAAATTGCGAGGAATCTTTGGATCCGTGCATTGGCGAGCCCTGTCAGAACGGTGCCACCTGCGACATCTTGCCGCAGGGAGGATACGTGTGCAAGTGTCCTCCCGGTAGGGCCGGCGAGCACTGCGAAATCC tggACGCTGACCTAACGGAATTGCTAATTCCCGAAATGAACGGGAACGGATATTTGGAGCTGCCTTGTCTGGAGGGTGTCGCAAAAGCGTTCTCCATTGAATTATGGTTTCTCACGCACGCGAACGACGGTCTCCTGCTTTACAATGGCCAATTGAATAACGGCAGGGGCGACTTCATTAGTCTGAATCTGGTTCATGGCAGGCTGGAGTTCAGATTCAATCTCGGTAGCGGTATTGCGAACATCACGTCGCCGGATCCGGTCAGTCGGGATATGTGGCACTGCGTGAGGATCAACAGACTCGGCAGAGAGGGTGCTCTTCAGCTCGATGACGGAACCGTCGCCAGAGGATTGTCTGGAAGTCCTCTCACGGAATTGAATCTGGAAATGCCGCTTTACGTTGGTGGCGTCAA ACACTGGCGAGAAGTTCATCGCTTGTCCGGAGCCTGGACCGGATTAGTAGGCGCCGTGCAGAGGCTAATGGTAAATGGCAAAACATATCAGAATCTCGCCGTGAATGTTACTCAACACAATACGGAAATTTACGACGGTCTACCATGTCCCAGTAACGAGAACCCTTGCCACAACGGCGGGGTCTGCCTACCGCTCCTGAACAGTTACCTCTGCAAATGCGCTAGTGGTTACAATGGCTTACATTGCGAATTCT TTACGGGCTACGATGTGTCCGGTACCGAGATATCGGAGCGGCCTGTACGCTTTGAGGGCGATAACTTCCTGCAGTTCAAACATCGCTTTGGAAGAAG TACTAACTCGACTAACACTACCCTCGGCGAGTACTTTGAGGAGTCCTATTCCGACTACGATTTGGAGGAGGACGTCGACTACGAGTACGACAGTTATGATTATACGGA ACGCAGAGGACAGCAATCGAACAAGTTTGAGCTACGGCTAAGGACGGTACATCCCGAAGGTCTTATCGCGTGGGTGGGAAGAGGAAAGATGGAGCACCTCTTTTTGTCTCTGCACGACGGTCACGTGGTACTCACTTATAAGAGCAAGATTGATGAAGAGATATCCGTGAAGAGCAAG GAGAGAGTAGATGATGGAGTCTTCCATCACATCCGAGCGTCCCGACGACGAAAGGCATGTACGATCCAGATCGACGAGAACGCGCCCGTCAAGGTCTCGATGGAAACAACGTTATTGACGACCAACGGTAAGATCTTCGTCGGCGGCAAGCCCAGTCATCGCGGCATCAAGGGCTGCGTGACGGACTTCATCGTCGACAAGCGACGGCTGCAGCTCGCCAGACGGAAGATCGACTTCTGCCACGACAACGATGTATGA
- the LOC105207562 gene encoding agrin isoform X8, giving the protein MSYKPRHPIIEGKDLNFASNNAEPCEKTYCAWGATCIVENGKGLCQCPTNCPVTSNPVCGSDDVTYTTHCHLQQTSCQTRRTIRVKHQGACEIKDPCDKLNCSQGSQCVRSRDGKEASCKCLQFCPNLGDHEGSGPVCGSDGIDYPTLCDLNRAACENRTNITVAFRGKCDPCGTVECLEPEICQLDGSRQPACRCGEQCGVELSPVCGSDGKTYSNECNLRQEACRSRLPLKKMYNGACSSVVRPFNFVEQNPCEAAKCSFYEQCAINRQGIATCECRPECEPVMRPVCARGGTTYTSMCELKRQACLTKTNIEVAYVGICGSRGPCSEKVCQWGAICAEISGSAVCECPTCPAEFQPVCGDDGISYSNECKLRLEACQHRREIRVLYQGLCNGCENKLCEFYSECESDNGEAKCVCPSKCETLVKEPPGAEKVCGSDGVTYDNECVLKMASCTSQTLINVSYTGACEMCARVKCDHGAHCVAGVCVCPKVCPESSGELVCGSDAKTYQSECELQRAACGRDPKLPALHVIFYGDCTERLAAAALTTKSTPAVTRVVTTIADVTSTQEREACKDIHCDFEATCELGPDKFPRCSCRFDCASISQENMRPVCGSDLRIYSSLCAMKMEACQRQQELRLRPLDLCQGMEVKPCNGDPPLVDSEGKEYDCGSGPERKDCPSNSYCHQTTRFARCCKKVHGIQVVKCADSWHGCCPDGKTAALGPDGAGCPSLCGCNRLGSVSDTCNPETGQCECKPGVGGLKCDRCMPGYWGLPKISEGHQGCIPCGCSLFGSVREDCEQMTGRCVCKPDIQGQKCTICNDHNKILTTTGCYSADMIPPIPTSCNELECYSGGHCTEIGGVHCVCPSACPEDVPSVPVCGSDGQTYDNECELRLYACGHQADVVTQAFGHCRDDPMVNTDFPVKRYTAVQYTQPAAAISPLSKSTRHLLVPEPDPRYYYTHRAHQETITIDRDNLKHGVAAVYRPTPATIRVVTALLGDLCTDDKDCTIPNSECSKGGCICSEGYAETSDRQECFANYVPVTPTQEFRACLSYPCHMTSTCIDLPSATFVCICRPNYTGLLCDVEIKKRDYEIPSFDGKSYVRMKRLKAYHKFSIEVEFKTYADNGIILYNQQKNDGTGDFVSLAIVDGYVQFRYNLGNGPVVLTSSERVTMKTFHRVAAKRYHKDGVLIFNDGEDVAGQSQGMLKSLDLNQDTFIGNMPTNYSKVYDNIGTNHGLLGCIRKLKINRNNIDLHVGRDNSDVLESYRVKECGDNACANLPCQNGATCQPIFEEDLCNSRDCRRLQKRGKSRNNRGGNGKSVGVNIVRCRGSHCTSIDQRRTKKNARKSDYDSELQYEKNYDHGNYAVEKYEQSDYKCICPPQFTGRNCEESLDPCIGEPCQNGATCDILPQGGYVCKCPPGRAGEHCEILDADLTELLIPEMNGNGYLELPCLEGVAKAFSIELWFLTHANDGLLLYNGQLNNGRGDFISLNLVHGRLEFRFNLGSGIANITSPDPVSRDMWHCVRINRLGREGALQLDDGTVARGLSGSPLTELNLEMPLYVGGVKHWREVHRLSGAWTGLVGAVQRLMVNGKTYQNLAVNVTQHNTEIYDGLPCPSNENPCHNGGVCLPLLNSYLCKCASGYNGLHCEFFTGYDVSGTEISERPVRFEGDNFLQFKHRFGRSTNSTNTTLGEYFEESYSDYDLEEDVDYEYDSYDYTERRGQQSNKFELRLRTVHPEGLIAWVGRGKMEHLFLSLHDGHVVLTYKSKIDEEISVKSKERVDDGVFHHIRASRRRKACTIQIDENAPVKVSMETTLLTTNGKIFVGGKPSHRGIKGCVTDFIVDKRRLQLARRKIDFCHDNDV; this is encoded by the exons AAATCAAGGATCCCTGCGACAAGCTCAACTGCTCGCAAGGTTCGCAATGTGTGCGAAGCAGGGACGGCAAGGAGGCGAGCTGCAAATGCTTGCAATTCTGCCCAAATTTAGGGGATCACGAGGGATCGGGACCTGTCTGTGGTTCGGACGGGATCGACTATCCGACGCTGTGCGACCTAAATCGAGCCGCATGCGAGAATCGTACTAACATCACCGTGGCATTTCGTGGCAAGTGCG ACCCATGCGGAACCGTCGAGTGCTTGGAACCGGAAATCTGTCAGCTGGACGGTTCGAGGCAACCGGCCTGTCGCTGCGGGGAACAATGTGGCGTCGAACTCTCACCGGTTTGCGGAAGCGACGGCAAGACGTATTCGAACGAGTGCAACCTCCGGCAGGAAGCCTGCCGCTCAAGATTACCGCTCAAGAAAATGTACAACGGCGCCTGCAGCTCCG TCGTACGACCGTTCAATTTTGTAGAACAAAATCCCTGCGAAGCGGCGAAGTGCAGTTTCTACGAGCAGTGTGCAATCAATCGGCAAGGGATCGCTACATGCGAGTGTCGTCCCGAGTGCGAGCCAGTAATGAGACCCGTGTGCGCCCGCGGCGGAACAACCTACACGTCCATGTGCGAGCTGAAGAGGCAGGCGTGTCTGACGAAGACCAACATCGAGGTCGCCTACGTCGGCATATGCGGCTCCAGAGGACCCTGCTCTGAGAAG GTGTGTCAATGGGGAGCAATTTGCGCGGAGATCAGCGGCAGTGCTGTGTGCGAATGTCCGACTTGTCCAGCGGAATTTCAACCCGTATGCGGCGATGATGGCATCAGCTACAGCAACGAGTGCAAGCTTCGCTTGGAGGCATGTCAGCATCGACGGGAGATACGCGTTCTGTATCAAGGATTGTGCA ATGGCTGCGAGAACAAGTTGTGCGAATTCTACAGCGAATGCGAAAGCGATAACGGAGAAGCCAAGTGCGTCTGTCCTTCAAAGTGCGAGACTTTG GTGAAGGAACCTCCGGGGGCGGAAAAAGTTTGTGGATCTGACGGAGTGACGTACGATAACGAATGTGTTTTGAAAATGGCGTCGTGCACGAGCCAGACCCTCATCAACGTTTCCTACACGGGTGCCTGTG AAATGTGCGCGAGGGTGAAATGCGATCACGGGGCGCATTGCGTGGCgggtgtgtgcgtgtgtccgaAGGTCTGtccggagagcagcggcgagCTTGTTTGCGGTAGCGACGCGAAAACTTACCAGTCCGAGTGCGAGCTGCAGCGGGCGGCCTGCGGCAGGGACCCCAAGTTGCCGGCGTTGCACGTCATATTTTATGGAGACTGCACCGAGAGATTGGCCGCGGCGGCGTTAA CGACCAAGTCGACACCCGCGGTGACTCGTGTGGTCACCACCATCGCAGACGTGACTAGCACGCAGGAGCGCGAGGCGTGCAAGGATATTCACTGCGACTTCGAGGCGACCTGCGAGCTCGGCCCGGACAAATTTCCCAGGTGCAGCTGCAGGTTCGATTGCGCCTCCATCTCGCAGGAGAACATGCGGCCCGTCTGCGGTAGCGACCTCAGAATCTACTCCTCCCTCTGCGCCATGAAAATGGAGGCTTGCCAGAGGCAGCAAGAGCTCAGGCTGCGACCCCTCGATCTTTGCCAAG GCATGGAAGTTAAGCCTTGCAACGGCGATCCTCCACTGGTGGACTCCGAGGGCAAAGAGTACGACTGCGGTAGTGGACCAGAACGCAAAGACTGTCCTAGTAATAGTTATTGCCATCAGACAACGCGATTTGCTCGTTGTTGCAAGAAAG TTCACGGTATTCAGGTGGTAAAGTGCGCGGATTCGTGGCACGGCTGTTGTCCGGATGGGAAAACCGCCGCGCTCGGCCCAGACGGCGCGGGCTGTCCGAGTTTATGCGGCTGCAATCGGCTTGGCAGCGTGTCCGACACCTGCAATCCGGAAACCGGTCAATGCGAGTGTAAGCCGGGTGTGGGCGGTCTCAAATGCGATAGGTGTATGCCGGGTTACTGGGGGCTGCCGAAGATAAGCGAGGGTCATCAGGGATGCATAC CATGCGGCTGTTCGCTGTTTGGTTCCGTCAGAGAGGACTGCGAGCAGATGACAGGACGTTGCGTCTGCAAGCCTGACATTCAGGGCCAGAAGTGCACAATCTGCAACGACCACAACAAGATACTCACAACCACTGGCTGTTACTCAG CGGACATGATACCGCCCATACCGACAAGCTGCAACGAGCTGGAGTGCTACTCGGGCGGCCACTGCACCGAAATCGGCGGCGTGCATtgcgtctgtccgtccgcgtgCCCGGAGGACGTGCCGTCCGTACCGGTGTGCGGCAGTGACGGGCAGACCTACGACAACGAGTGCGAGCTGCGGCTCTACGCGTGCGGCCACCAGGCCGACGTGGTCACGCAGGCCTTCGGCCACTGCAGAG ACGATCCCATGGTTAATACGGACTTCCCCGTTAAGAGATATACAGCTGTACAGTACACTCAACCAGCGGCCGCCATTTCTCCATTGTCCAAATCCACGCGGCATCTCTTGGTACCGGAGCCGGACCCAAGATATTATTACACCCACCGAGCTCATCAAGAAACCATCACCATCGACAGAGATAACTTGAAACACG GAGTGGCTGCAGTGTATCGACCGACACCGGCGACAATTCGAGTGGTCACCGCTCTACTAGGTGATCTCTGCACCGATGATAAGGATTGCACCATACCGAACAGCGAATGCTCCAAGGGCGGCTGCATCTGTTCCGAGGGCTACGCGGAAACCAGCGATCGGCAGGAATGCTTCG CTAATTACGTTCCGGTGACGCCGACTCAGGAAtttcgcgcgtgtctctcttATCCCTGCCACATGACCTCGACCTGCATCGACTTACCCAGCGCAACTTTCGTCTGTATCTGCCGACCAAATTACACCGGGCTGCTATGCGACGTAGAGATCAAGAAGCGAGATTACGAGATACCTTCCTTTGACGGCAAAAGCTACGTCAGGATGAAGCGACTGAAAGCGTATCACAAATTCAGCATCGAGGTTGAGTTCAAAACATATGCGGACAATGGAATCATACTGTACAATCAGCAGAAAAACGATGGCACCGGCGACTTTGTCTCGCTGGCCATTGTCGACGG GTATGTGCAATTCAGATATAACTTGGGAAACGGACCTGTAGTGCTCACGTCATCGGAAAGGGTGACCATGAAGACCTTCCATAGAGTAGCGGCTAAAAGATATCACAAGGACGGAGTGTTGATTTTTAACGACGGCGAAGACGTAGCCGGACAAAGTCAGGGAATGCTGAAGTCTTTGGACCTGAATCAAGACACCTTCATCGGAAACATGCCGACTAATTACTCTAA GGTCTATGACAACATCGGCACCAACCATGGCCTTCTCGGTTGCATTCGCAAACTGAAAATTAATCGAAACAACATAGATCTCCATGTGGGTCGTGACAATAGCGACGTACTCGAGAGTTATCGGGTGAAGGAATGCGGCGACAATGCGTGCGCCAATCTGCCCTGTCAGAACGGCGCGACGTGTCAACCGATCTTCGAGGAGGATCTATGCAACAGCCGGGATTGCAGGAGATTACAGAAGAGGGGTAAGAGCAGAAACAACAGAGGTGGTAATGGCAAAAGTGTTGGGGTGAATATAGTCAGGTGCAGAGGTTCCCACTGCACGTCCATCGACCAGAGAAGAACCAAGAAGAATGCGAGGAAAAGTGATTACGATTCCGAGCTgcaatatgagaaaaattacgATCACGGAAATTACGCGGTAGAGAAGTACGAACAGTCAGATTACAAGTGCATATGCCCGCCGCAGTTCACCGGCAGAAATTGCGAGGAATCTTTGGATCCGTGCATTGGCGAGCCCTGTCAGAACGGTGCCACCTGCGACATCTTGCCGCAGGGAGGATACGTGTGCAAGTGTCCTCCCGGTAGGGCCGGCGAGCACTGCGAAATCC tggACGCTGACCTAACGGAATTGCTAATTCCCGAAATGAACGGGAACGGATATTTGGAGCTGCCTTGTCTGGAGGGTGTCGCAAAAGCGTTCTCCATTGAATTATGGTTTCTCACGCACGCGAACGACGGTCTCCTGCTTTACAATGGCCAATTGAATAACGGCAGGGGCGACTTCATTAGTCTGAATCTGGTTCATGGCAGGCTGGAGTTCAGATTCAATCTCGGTAGCGGTATTGCGAACATCACGTCGCCGGATCCGGTCAGTCGGGATATGTGGCACTGCGTGAGGATCAACAGACTCGGCAGAGAGGGTGCTCTTCAGCTCGATGACGGAACCGTCGCCAGAGGATTGTCTGGAAGTCCTCTCACGGAATTGAATCTGGAAATGCCGCTTTACGTTGGTGGCGTCAA ACACTGGCGAGAAGTTCATCGCTTGTCCGGAGCCTGGACCGGATTAGTAGGCGCCGTGCAGAGGCTAATGGTAAATGGCAAAACATATCAGAATCTCGCCGTGAATGTTACTCAACACAATACGGAAATTTACGACGGTCTACCATGTCCCAGTAACGAGAACCCTTGCCACAACGGCGGGGTCTGCCTACCGCTCCTGAACAGTTACCTCTGCAAATGCGCTAGTGGTTACAATGGCTTACATTGCGAATTCT TTACGGGCTACGATGTGTCCGGTACCGAGATATCGGAGCGGCCTGTACGCTTTGAGGGCGATAACTTCCTGCAGTTCAAACATCGCTTTGGAAGAAG TACTAACTCGACTAACACTACCCTCGGCGAGTACTTTGAGGAGTCCTATTCCGACTACGATTTGGAGGAGGACGTCGACTACGAGTACGACAGTTATGATTATACGGA ACGCAGAGGACAGCAATCGAACAAGTTTGAGCTACGGCTAAGGACGGTACATCCCGAAGGTCTTATCGCGTGGGTGGGAAGAGGAAAGATGGAGCACCTCTTTTTGTCTCTGCACGACGGTCACGTGGTACTCACTTATAAGAGCAAGATTGATGAAGAGATATCCGTGAAGAGCAAG GAGAGAGTAGATGATGGAGTCTTCCATCACATCCGAGCGTCCCGACGACGAAAGGCATGTACGATCCAGATCGACGAGAACGCGCCCGTCAAGGTCTCGATGGAAACAACGTTATTGACGACCAACGGTAAGATCTTCGTCGGCGGCAAGCCCAGTCATCGCGGCATCAAGGGCTGCGTGACGGACTTCATCGTCGACAAGCGACGGCTGCAGCTCGCCAGACGGAAGATCGACTTCTGCCACGACAACGATGTATGA